A genomic stretch from Mus pahari chromosome 6, PAHARI_EIJ_v1.1, whole genome shotgun sequence includes:
- the Ipo13 gene encoding importin-13: METSHGICRIAVALGENHSRALLDQVEHWQSFLALVNMIMFCTGIPGHYPVNETTSSLTLTFWYTLQDDILSFEAEKQAVYQQVYRPVYFQLVDVLLHKAQFPSDEEYGFWSSDEKEQFRIYRVDISDTLMYVYEMLGAELLSNLYDKLGRLLTSSEEPYSWQHTEALLYGFQSIAETIDVNYSDVVPGLIGLIPRISISNVQLADTVMFTIGALSEWLADHPVMINSVLPLVLHALGNPELSVSSVSTLKKICRECKYDLPPYAANIVAVSQDVLMKQIHKTSQCMWLMQALGFLLSALQVEEILKNLHSLISPYIQQLEKLAEEIPNPSNKLAIVHILGLLSNLFTTLDVSHHEDDHEGPELRKLPVPQGPNPVVVVLQQVFQLIQKVLSKWLNDAQVVEAVCAIFEKSVKTLLDDFAPMVPQLCEMLGRMYSTVPQASALDLTRQLVHIFAHEPAHFPPIEALFLLVTSVTLSLFQQGPRDHPDIVDSFMQLLAQALKRKPDLFLCERLDVKAVFQCAVLALKFPEAPTVKASCGFFTELLPRCGEIESVGKVVQEDGRMLLIAVLEAIGGQASRSLMDCFADILFALNKHCFSLLSMWIKEALQPPGFPSARLSPEQKDTFSQQILRERVNKRRVKEMVKEFTLLCRGLHGTDYTADY; the protein is encoded by the exons ATGGAGACCTCCCATGGCATCTGCCGTATTGCTGTGGCCCTGGGCGAGAACCACTCTCG GGCCTTGCTAGACCAAGTAGAGCACTGGCAGAGCTTCCTGGCACTCGTCAACATGATCATGTTCTGCACGGGCATCCCTGGCCATTATCCTGTCAACGAGACCACCAGCTCCCTCACTCTCACTTTCTGGTACAcgctgcag GATGACATTCTGTCCTttgaggcagagaagcaggctgTGTACCAGCAGGTATACCGGCCAGTCTACTTCCAGCTGGTGGACGTGCTTCTGCACAAGGCCCAGTTCCCTTCTGATGAAGAGTATGGATTCTGGTCCTCAGATGAAAAGGAGCAGTTCCGAATCTACAG GGTGGACATCTCAGACACACTCATGTATGTCTATGAGATGCTGGGGGCTGAGCTGCTTAGCAACCTCTATGATAAGCTGGGCCGTTTGCTCACCAGCTCAGAGGAGCCCTACTCCTGGCAG cacacagaagccCTGCTCTATGGCTTCCAGTCCATCGCAGAGACCATCGATGTCAACTACTCTGATGTGGTACCCGGGCTCATTGGCCTCATCCCACGGATCAGCATCAGCAACGTGCAGCTGGCAGATACCGTCATGTTCACCATTG gAGCTCTGTCTGAATGGCTGGCTGACCACCCTGTCATGATCAACAGCGTTCTGCCCCTTGTGCTGCATGCCCTAGGCAATCCCGAGCTGTCTGTGTCATCTGTGTCGACCCTCAAAAAGATCTGCCGAGAGTGCAAGTATGACCTGCCGCCCTATGCTGCCAACATTGTAGCTGTCTCCCAG GATGTGCTGATGAAGCAGATTCACAAG ACAAGCCAGTGCATGTGGCTGATGCAGGCCCTGGGCTTCCTGCTGTCAGCCCTGCAGGTGGAGGAGATCCTGAAGAACCTGCACTCACTCATCTCTCCCTACATCCAACAGCTGGAGAAGCTGGCAGAAGAGATA CCTAATCCCTCCAACAAGCTGGCCATTGTCCACATCTTGGGGCTTCTTTCCAACCTCTTTACCACATTGGACGTCAGTCACCATGAGGATGATCATGAAGGCCCTGAACTCCGGAAATTGCCAGTGCCACAGGGACCCAACCCG GTGGTGGTTGTGCTGCAGCAGGTCTTCCAGCTCATCCAGAAGGTGCTGAGCAAGTGGCTGAATGATGCCCAGGTGGTTGAG GCGGTTTGCGCCATCTTTGAGAAGTCTGTTAAGACACTGTTGGATGACTTTGCCCCCATGGTGCCGCAGCTCTGTGAGATGCTGGGTCGGATGTACAGTACCGTTCCCCAGGCCTCTGCTCTTGACCTCACCCGGCAG CTGGTCCACATCTTTGCCCATGAGCCTGCCCACTTTCCCCCAATAGAGGCCCTCTTCCTGCTGGTGACTTCCGTCACACTCAGTCTCTTCCAGCAAG ggCCCAGGGATCATCCTGATATTGTTGATTCATTTATGCAACTCCTGGCACAG GCTTTGAAGCGGAAGCCAGATTTGTTCCTGTGTGAGCGATTGGATGTCAAAGCTGTGTTCCAGTGTG cTGTGCTGGCCCTCAAGTTCCCTGAGGCACCTACTGTCAAGGCCTCCTGTGGCTTCTTT ACTGAGCTGCTGCCTCGATGTGGGGAAATAGAGTCTGTGGGAAAAGTGGTACAGGAAGATGGCCGTATGCTGCTCATAGCAGTGCTGGAG GCCATCGGGGGCCAGGCCTCCCGTAGCCTCATGGACTGTTTTGCCGACATCCTGTTCGCCCTGAACAAAcactgcttcagcctcctgagcatgTGGATCAAGGAGGCTCTGCAGCCACCTGGTTTTCCATCTGCCCGTCTCAGCCCTGAGCAGAAGGACACCTTTAGCCAGCAGATACTCCG tGAGCGAGTAAACAAGAGACGGGTGAAGGAGATGGTGAAGGAATTTACACTGCTGTGCCGGGGGCTACATGGCACAGACTACACAGCTGACTACTGA